A stretch of Camelus bactrianus isolate YW-2024 breed Bactrian camel chromosome 26, ASM4877302v1, whole genome shotgun sequence DNA encodes these proteins:
- the POLB gene encoding DNA polymerase beta — protein MSKRKAPQETLNGGITDMLTELANFEKNVNQAIHKYNAYRKAASVIAKYPQKIKSGAEAKKLPGVGTKIAEKIDEFLATGKLRKLEKIRQDDTSSSINFLTRVSGIGPSAARKFVDEGIKTLEDLRKNEDKLNHHQRIGLKYFEDFEKRIPREEMLQMQDIVLNEVKKVDSEYIATVCGSFRRGAESSGDMDVLLTHPSFTSESAKQPKLLHRVVEQLQKVHFITDTLSKGETKFMGVCQLPGKNDEKAYPHRRIDIRLIPKDQYYCGVLYFTGSDIFNKNMRAHALEKGFTINEYTIRPLGVTGVAGEPLPVDSEKDIFDYIQWKYREPKDRSE, from the exons ATGAGCAAACGGAAGGCGCCGCAGGAGACTCTCAACGGGGGCATCACCGACATGCTCACGG AACTCGCAAACTTTGAGAAGAACGTGAACCAGGCTATCCACAAGTACAATGCCTACAG AAAAGCAGCATCTGTGATAGCAAAGTACCCACAGAAGATAAAGAGTGGAGCGGAAGCTAAGAAGCTG CCTGGAGTAGGAACAAAAATTGCTGAAAAGATTGATGAGTTTTTAGCTACTGGAAAATTGCGTAAACTGGAAAAG attcgGCAGGATGATACGAGTTCATCCATCAATTTCCTGACTCGAGTTAGTGGCATTGg TCCATCTGCTGCAAGGAAGTTTgtagatgaaggaattaaaacatTAGAAG ATCTcagaaaaaatgaagataaattgAACCATCATCAACGAATTGGGCTAAA ATATTTTGAGGACTTTGAGAAAAGAATTCCTCGCGAAGAGATGTTACAAATGCAA gATATTGTactaaatgaagttaaaaaagtGGATTCTGAATACATTGCTACAGTCTGTGGCAGTTTCAGAAGAG GTGCAGAGTCCAGTGGCGACATGGATGTTCTGCTGACCCACCCAAGCTTTACCTCTGAATCAGCCAAACAG CCAAAGCTGCTACATCGTGTTGTGGAGCAGTTACAAAAGGTCCATTTTATTACAGACACACTGTCAAAAGGGGAAACAAAGTTCATG GGTGTTTGCCAGCTTCCCGGTAAAAATGATGAAAAGGCGTATCCACACCGGAGAATTGACATCAG attgataCCCAAGGATCAATATTATTGTGGTGTCCTCTATTTCACTGGGAGTGATATTTTCAATAAGAATATGAGAGCTCATGCCCTCGAAAAAGGCTTCACAATCAACGAATACACAATCCGTCCCCTGGGCGTCACTG GAGTTGCTGGGGAGCCCCTGCCGGTGGACAGTGAGAAGGACATCTTTGACTACATCCAGTGGAAATACCGGGAACCCAAGGACCGAAGTGAATGA